In one Neobacillus sp. WH10 genomic region, the following are encoded:
- a CDS encoding nucleoside deaminase, translating to MSHNEFMQLAIDLAYDNTKNKKGKPFGAVIVKNGEIVAKGVNDVLETRDPTAHAELLTIREACRTLGTSDLSGCELYASGEPCPMCLSAIYWANLKHVYYAYTAAEEEEIGLGTKYVYKQIGLPKEQRDIQLIRLDKQPQNKDPFTLWKEMKE from the coding sequence ATGAGTCATAACGAATTCATGCAACTGGCAATCGATTTAGCCTACGACAATACGAAAAACAAAAAAGGAAAACCATTTGGTGCAGTGATCGTCAAAAATGGAGAGATTGTTGCAAAGGGAGTAAACGATGTACTCGAAACACGCGATCCAACGGCTCATGCTGAACTTCTGACTATTCGGGAGGCCTGCCGAACGCTTGGTACATCTGACCTTTCCGGCTGTGAACTATATGCAAGCGGGGAACCTTGTCCGATGTGTTTAAGCGCCATTTACTGGGCAAATTTGAAACATGTGTATTATGCCTATACTGCTGCTGAGGAAGAAGAAATTGGTTTAGGAACGAAATACGTTTATAAACAAATAGGACTTCCAAAAGAACAGCGGGACATTCAATTGATAAGGCTGGATAAACAGCCTCAAAACAAGGATCCTTTTACGCTTTGGAAAGAAATGAAGGAATAA
- a CDS encoding transcription initiation factor TFIIIB, protein MEKSMKVTECPKCGGEELGKGKHSGYGVMYPDNKMSLGSDVEYIICTKCGFIIEGYVKKPGKFKGTLF, encoded by the coding sequence GTGGAAAAGTCCATGAAAGTAACAGAATGCCCAAAATGTGGTGGGGAAGAATTGGGGAAAGGCAAGCATAGTGGATATGGAGTTATGTACCCAGATAATAAGATGAGCTTAGGTTCAGATGTTGAATACATTATTTGTACCAAATGTGGATTTATAATCGAAGGCTATGTAAAAAAACCAGGGAAATTTAAAGGTACACTTTTTTAG
- a CDS encoding SWIM zinc finger family protein translates to MESIPANELLLEFSDEMRELLNPNAVEDAKLVQKGLILYRQGMVQQLHIGDEVVSAVVQDVTPVKVRLNLDFMAMSECSCPTEGLCRHQLAVFFSAYSKVGSVSDWVTDWREPIREKKEVSGWAMQTAKDLIKANGMLKPDYSRWVHSFEVSFDTLLASKKYTSPYVIPELFGIYKRRIQASAPVEQEWRLLYELVGIVVSFRKLAALCDRLGHDEDTVRRAYLHLFHNLMDDAEDLAVKIGVQSLPFAFDEFIEKLKDDAVELLTCSSGLEYERIYLYRLLWVHFFKKKLWREEELLKIQTRLKGLQDWENPLPLMVAGVHINLLHGNDETALKLVGQFAAEEIAPYMVYWIDYLSGLKAWRRVGPVIELFLQKVKAYLENLGGYHSCTTFARNALRSVAPYCTEIDRIDLYERSLLAMLPYSFGEYEYVLFERGQYDRWGELQAFVGLDFYDLPKDRLKIVEKERPEVLLAMLHQTAQREIDQKNRGSYRLAVRHLKKLRTLYKKLKRVDDWQYFLDTLMERTKRLRAFHEECRRSKLIEG, encoded by the coding sequence TTGGAGTCTATACCTGCAAATGAATTATTGCTTGAATTTTCCGATGAGATGCGGGAGCTGTTGAACCCGAATGCCGTCGAAGATGCGAAGCTTGTGCAAAAGGGCTTGATCCTGTACCGGCAAGGGATGGTGCAGCAATTACATATTGGGGATGAGGTGGTTTCGGCGGTTGTGCAGGATGTGACTCCTGTGAAGGTCCGGCTTAATCTCGACTTTATGGCGATGAGCGAGTGTTCGTGCCCGACGGAAGGCTTATGCCGCCATCAGCTGGCTGTTTTTTTCAGTGCGTACTCGAAAGTGGGCAGTGTCTCGGACTGGGTAACGGATTGGCGCGAGCCGATTCGTGAGAAGAAGGAGGTTTCGGGCTGGGCGATGCAGACGGCGAAGGATTTGATTAAGGCGAACGGCATGCTGAAGCCGGATTACAGCCGCTGGGTGCATTCCTTTGAGGTAAGCTTTGATACGCTGCTTGCTTCGAAAAAGTACACAAGCCCTTATGTGATTCCAGAATTGTTTGGGATTTACAAGCGGCGGATTCAAGCGAGTGCCCCGGTGGAGCAGGAATGGCGCTTACTTTATGAATTGGTCGGGATCGTGGTATCGTTTCGTAAGCTGGCGGCTTTGTGTGACCGGCTCGGTCATGATGAGGATACTGTGAGGCGTGCCTATCTCCATTTGTTCCATAATTTGATGGATGATGCTGAGGATCTGGCTGTGAAGATTGGGGTGCAATCGCTGCCGTTTGCGTTTGATGAGTTTATTGAGAAGTTGAAGGACGATGCGGTGGAGCTGCTGACGTGTTCCAGCGGACTTGAGTATGAACGGATTTATTTGTACCGCCTGTTATGGGTTCATTTTTTCAAAAAGAAGCTATGGCGTGAAGAGGAACTATTGAAGATTCAGACCAGGCTGAAGGGGCTTCAAGATTGGGAGAATCCTTTGCCGCTGATGGTGGCCGGGGTTCATATCAATCTGCTCCATGGGAATGATGAGACGGCGTTAAAGTTGGTCGGTCAGTTTGCGGCTGAGGAAATTGCGCCATATATGGTATATTGGATTGATTATTTGTCCGGCTTAAAGGCGTGGCGCCGGGTTGGGCCAGTGATTGAGCTGTTTTTGCAAAAAGTAAAAGCGTATTTGGAGAATTTGGGCGGCTATCATAGCTGTACGACGTTTGCCCGGAATGCGCTGCGGTCTGTTGCTCCCTATTGTACGGAAATTGACCGGATTGATTTGTATGAGCGGTCGCTGCTGGCGATGCTCCCCTATAGTTTTGGTGAATATGAGTATGTCTTGTTTGAGCGCGGGCAGTACGATCGCTGGGGTGAGCTTCAGGCGTTTGTCGGCTTGGACTTTTATGATTTGCCGAAGGACCGCTTGAAGATTGTCGAGAAGGAGCGGCCTGAGGTGCTGCTGGCGATGCTTCACCAGACAGCACAGCGTGAGATTGACCAGAAAAACCGCGGGAGCTATCGGCTTGCGGTTCGGCATTTGAAGAAACTAAGGACGTTGTATAAGAAGCTGAAGCGTGTTGATGACTGGCAGTATTTTTTGGACACCTTGATGGAGCGGACGAAACGGCTGCGCGCCTTTCATGAGGAGTGCAGGAGGAGTAAGCTGATTGAGGGTTGA
- a CDS encoding Ig-like domain-containing protein encodes MAKRIFLALLSVILCLPGGGWVHANSDSKGPVLESYTIPDKAAAGDTVPITAKVTDESGVSKVIAYLQGHTTQVIDMNYNIDTGLWNAKYKVKLNDHEGSWSLKLELHDTAGNITTTGVLAEIQISNPRNGDWNRPEIQSVTFNPDPVIVEDPFTIHIKAVDESGVESITAQISDGGTIIPNMIDFTYDSTTDEWIGTFTFPPLTRLTKKGLDIEVRDTVGNIKTHYVEFKPISKFEDNKPPEKPIVDEVKEGDTFVTGQSEPGADIRVYIVYSYGNFQLGFARAGVDGRFAVPVNSLSTGMPLAIEATDLSGYISEVTFVTVKDVTPPPKPIVHEVTDRDIKVTGTAEPWSTIEVKNADQLIGTGTADASGNFSVYTDWIKAGTEVRVTAIDKAGNRSEPTTVVVKDVTPPKEPLVYTVTDKSTEVIGSTESHATIEVKANDTLLGTTVADQNGRFSIPIPLQKAGTELRVTATDQAGNISYAAWVKVQDTTPPEKPRVNQVTDQDTVVTGEAEPGSTVSVSGSNLEKSTIAGADGRFSVDIPLREAGTSITVIVWDQSGNRSPAVSVTVADVTPPEKPVVNEVKDTDTTVTGLVEAYSTVVVKANYTVIGSVTAYYTKDGKISPFTVIIPAQKAGTVLTITTTDRSGNVSPTATVTVVKTRPSGWVEENGQKYYYDPVTFERKTGWYRLGRDWYYFHKTTGAMATGWMYDGTAWYYLNSDGAMQTGWLKSGSTWYYLNGSGAMKTGWLKSGSTWYYLNSSGAMATGWQMVGRTWYYFNSGGAMQTGWLKSGGAWYYLNSSGAMVTGWASISGKWYYFKGNGALQ; translated from the coding sequence GTGGCAAAAAGAATTTTTCTAGCTTTATTAAGTGTAATACTTTGCTTGCCTGGGGGCGGATGGGTACATGCCAATAGTGATTCAAAAGGACCTGTGCTGGAGAGCTACACCATTCCAGATAAAGCAGCAGCCGGGGATACCGTTCCCATCACAGCAAAGGTCACGGATGAATCCGGCGTAAGTAAAGTAATCGCCTATCTGCAAGGTCATACAACCCAGGTCATCGACATGAATTACAACATTGATACAGGGCTATGGAATGCCAAGTATAAAGTGAAATTAAATGACCATGAGGGAAGTTGGTCCTTAAAGCTTGAGCTGCATGATACCGCGGGAAATATAACGACTACGGGAGTTCTCGCGGAAATTCAAATTTCAAATCCAAGAAACGGTGATTGGAATCGTCCGGAAATACAATCTGTCACCTTTAATCCTGACCCGGTTATTGTTGAAGATCCTTTTACGATCCATATAAAGGCAGTGGACGAAAGTGGGGTTGAATCAATCACGGCTCAAATAAGTGATGGTGGAACGATTATTCCAAACATGATCGATTTTACCTATGACAGCACCACTGATGAATGGATCGGAACCTTTACATTTCCGCCATTGACAAGACTGACCAAAAAAGGATTGGATATCGAAGTAAGAGATACTGTCGGTAACATAAAAACGCATTATGTAGAATTTAAACCGATCAGTAAGTTTGAAGATAACAAGCCGCCGGAGAAACCGATTGTAGATGAGGTAAAGGAAGGCGATACTTTTGTCACAGGTCAATCCGAACCGGGAGCGGATATACGCGTCTACATCGTCTATTCATATGGGAATTTTCAGCTGGGATTCGCCAGAGCCGGAGTTGACGGCCGCTTTGCCGTCCCTGTAAATAGTCTATCAACCGGGATGCCGCTGGCTATTGAGGCAACAGATTTATCAGGATACATAAGCGAGGTTACATTTGTCACCGTAAAAGACGTGACACCGCCTCCGAAACCGATTGTCCATGAAGTGACCGATCGGGATATTAAGGTCACGGGCACAGCAGAACCGTGGTCAACAATAGAAGTGAAAAATGCGGATCAGTTAATTGGTACAGGTACCGCCGATGCGAGCGGAAACTTTAGTGTATATACCGATTGGATAAAAGCAGGAACGGAAGTAAGGGTTACAGCGATAGACAAAGCAGGAAATAGAAGTGAACCAACCACCGTTGTCGTAAAAGACGTAACTCCGCCGAAAGAACCGTTAGTTTATACCGTAACTGACAAGAGTACTGAGGTTATAGGCAGTACAGAGAGCCATGCAACCATCGAGGTAAAAGCAAACGACACATTGCTGGGAACAACTGTCGCAGACCAAAATGGACGCTTTAGTATTCCAATTCCGCTGCAAAAAGCAGGGACAGAATTACGAGTGACCGCAACGGACCAGGCCGGAAACATAAGTTACGCTGCTTGGGTGAAAGTACAAGACACCACTCCGCCCGAGAAGCCGCGTGTTAACCAGGTAACTGACCAAGATACCGTTGTGACTGGAGAAGCTGAACCTGGCTCAACAGTAAGCGTGAGTGGAAGTAACCTGGAGAAATCAACGATTGCCGGAGCAGACGGCAGATTTTCTGTGGACATCCCACTGCGAGAGGCAGGCACATCGATCACCGTCATCGTATGGGATCAATCCGGAAATAGAAGTCCCGCGGTATCCGTCACCGTAGCGGATGTGACTCCGCCGGAAAAGCCAGTCGTCAATGAAGTAAAGGACACGGATACAACTGTCACAGGTCTGGTTGAGGCCTACTCAACCGTAGTGGTGAAAGCGAATTATACAGTGATCGGATCCGTCACGGCCTACTACACTAAAGATGGAAAAATCAGTCCCTTTACCGTAATCATCCCGGCGCAAAAAGCAGGCACAGTCTTAACCATCACTACAACGGACCGGTCTGGAAACGTTAGTCCAACCGCCACCGTGACGGTTGTAAAAACTAGACCCTCAGGATGGGTTGAGGAAAATGGTCAGAAGTATTACTATGACCCAGTGACCTTTGAGAGAAAAACAGGCTGGTATCGGCTTGGTCGCGATTGGTATTACTTCCACAAGACAACTGGCGCGATGGCGACTGGTTGGATGTACGATGGAACTGCGTGGTACTACCTAAATAGCGACGGGGCGATGCAAACCGGCTGGCTCAAGAGTGGGAGCACCTGGTACTACCTGAACGGTAGTGGAGCCATGAAGACTGGCTGGCTGAAAAGCGGAAGCACTTGGTACTATCTCAACAGCAGCGGCGCAATGGCAACCGGCTGGCAGATGGTCGGGAGGACCTGGTACTACTTCAACAGCGGCGGGGCGATGCAAACCGGCTGGCTGAAAAGCGGAGGCGCGTGGTACTACCTCAACAGCAGCGGCGCCATGGTCACCGGCTGGGCCTCCATCTCCGGAAAATGGTACTATTTCAAAGGAAACGGAGCCTTACAATAA
- a CDS encoding ankyrin repeat domain-containing protein, with protein MRTWMMAFVACILLLQGCVSTNSLEPKTQEKERETVSARLNEQLLEAAERGETNKTSKLIKEGANINAQDAKGRTPTMIATYNKDVETVNVLIKAGADVNIRDDMKNNPFLYAGAEGYLDILKLTIEAGADPTITNRYGGTALIPASEHGYVDVVKELLTHTDIDVNHVNNLGWTALLEAIILNNGDKEQQQTVQLLIDHGADVNIPDKNNVTPLQHAREKGFKEIIKILLKAGAK; from the coding sequence ATGCGGACGTGGATGATGGCATTTGTCGCATGTATTCTTTTGCTTCAAGGTTGTGTCTCAACTAATAGTTTAGAACCGAAAACACAAGAAAAGGAGAGAGAAACCGTGAGCGCACGATTGAATGAACAACTGCTTGAAGCGGCAGAGCGTGGGGAGACGAACAAGACAAGCAAACTTATTAAGGAAGGTGCGAATATTAACGCACAGGACGCTAAAGGACGGACTCCGACGATGATCGCAACCTATAATAAGGATGTCGAAACGGTAAACGTGCTCATCAAAGCAGGGGCAGATGTGAATATCCGGGACGATATGAAAAATAATCCGTTCTTGTATGCCGGTGCAGAAGGCTATCTAGATATTTTAAAGCTTACAATTGAAGCAGGGGCCGACCCGACGATTACAAACCGTTATGGGGGAACTGCGTTAATCCCGGCATCAGAACATGGCTATGTCGATGTCGTTAAAGAACTTCTCACCCATACAGATATTGATGTGAATCATGTCAATAATCTCGGTTGGACCGCTTTATTAGAAGCGATTATTTTGAATAATGGAGATAAAGAACAGCAGCAAACGGTGCAATTACTGATAGATCATGGGGCCGATGTGAACATTCCTGACAAAAATAATGTGACGCCTTTACAACATGCACGTGAGAAAGGCTTTAAAGAGATTATAAAAATCTTGTTAAAAGCAGGAGCTAAATAA
- a CDS encoding peptidoglycan endopeptidase — protein MKKTIVRTLSTTALFSTLFAGSALADTYKVQKGDSLSKIALKFKTSVNEIKVQNGLASDLIYENQILQISPQTATVQATQQTNYTVVKGDALIKIANRYNVTVGELQQWNNLQGTLIYVGQVLKVSAPGQTVTVTPPQPAPAPAPKPPTPPPSSTSEYTVKSGDSLSKIGVQYGMTVQQLKTLNNLLSDLIYVGQKLKVTGTQTQTPPPVVTPPPAVQPPAASTYVVKSGDTLGKIARQYNMTVQNLKSLNGLTSDMIYVGQTLKVTGQATTAPTPKPEPQGDVITVAKSLIGTPYVWGGSTLSGFDCSGFIYYVANQSGTKIGRYSAAGYYDRSYYVDSPKPGDLVFFENTYKKGISHVGIYLGSDQFIHADETRGVMISNLKSNYYSAHFAAFKRFY, from the coding sequence ATGAAGAAAACTATCGTTCGTACACTTTCGACAACCGCTCTTTTTTCGACGCTTTTCGCTGGGTCTGCACTCGCCGATACTTACAAAGTTCAAAAAGGTGACAGCCTTTCGAAAATCGCCTTGAAATTTAAGACAAGTGTCAATGAAATTAAGGTTCAGAACGGTTTAGCATCCGATCTGATCTATGAAAATCAAATTCTGCAAATTTCACCACAGACCGCAACCGTACAAGCTACACAGCAAACCAATTATACCGTTGTCAAAGGTGATGCGCTCATTAAAATCGCTAACCGCTACAATGTCACAGTCGGCGAGCTGCAGCAGTGGAATAATCTGCAGGGCACGCTCATCTATGTTGGACAAGTGCTGAAGGTATCTGCTCCGGGGCAAACAGTGACCGTGACACCACCGCAGCCGGCACCAGCACCAGCACCGAAGCCTCCAACACCGCCACCATCCTCTACGAGTGAATACACCGTCAAAAGCGGCGACAGCCTGAGCAAAATTGGTGTCCAATATGGCATGACTGTACAACAGTTGAAAACACTTAATAACTTATTATCCGATCTTATTTATGTTGGGCAAAAGCTCAAAGTTACGGGTACCCAGACTCAGACACCTCCGCCAGTGGTAACCCCTCCTCCGGCAGTTCAGCCGCCGGCAGCGAGTACGTATGTTGTCAAAAGCGGTGATACTCTTGGAAAAATTGCTCGTCAATACAACATGACGGTCCAGAATCTGAAGTCACTAAACGGCCTTACATCCGACATGATTTATGTGGGACAAACGCTTAAGGTAACGGGACAGGCTACCACAGCACCGACACCTAAACCGGAACCCCAGGGTGATGTGATCACGGTGGCTAAGAGCTTAATAGGAACGCCATATGTATGGGGCGGCAGTACTCTTTCCGGATTTGATTGCAGCGGGTTCATCTACTATGTCGCGAACCAATCGGGCACGAAGATCGGACGCTATTCCGCAGCAGGCTATTATGACCGCAGCTATTACGTGGACAGTCCTAAGCCTGGCGATCTTGTCTTTTTTGAGAATACATATAAAAAAGGAATCTCCCACGTGGGCATCTACCTAGGCAGTGACCAATTCATCCACGCCGACGAGACCCGTGGCGTCATGATTTCCAATTTAAAAAGTAACTACTATTCCGCCCACTTTGCGGCGTTTAAGCGATTCTATTAA
- a CDS encoding LysR family transcriptional regulator: MDIRQLRYFTAIVEERKISAAAERLHISQPPLSQHLKTMEDELGTKLIERSGKFLEVTEAGKALYKYALQMTQLMEEAKMEVKEVGIGVSGRLTLGINTFSAAGLPEILHGFRTKYPKVTYKIHQNESAQLCQLVRDRIIELAIIQLPLELQDFTVTHLHTEPFYFIASTKKQPFNCEVTLADIQNHPLILPSTEGLGVHYMILESFSKAQLHPNIIAECSDISLLLDLVVSDFGTAIIPENVLTQYKNYNIQAYKIKETELTTSTGLIWLKNHYLSKTAQNFTNLLTEYLQQNTDLQC, translated from the coding sequence ATGGATATAAGACAACTGCGATATTTTACAGCCATTGTAGAAGAAAGAAAGATTTCTGCTGCCGCTGAACGACTTCATATTTCTCAGCCTCCACTAAGCCAGCACCTGAAAACAATGGAAGACGAACTCGGAACGAAATTAATAGAAAGAAGTGGAAAATTTTTAGAAGTTACGGAAGCTGGAAAAGCTTTATATAAGTATGCCTTACAAATGACTCAATTAATGGAAGAAGCGAAAATGGAAGTAAAGGAAGTCGGAATTGGGGTAAGCGGAAGACTTACGCTAGGGATCAATACGTTTTCGGCAGCAGGATTACCTGAAATACTTCACGGGTTCCGCACAAAATATCCTAAGGTAACCTATAAAATTCATCAAAATGAATCAGCTCAACTTTGCCAATTAGTAAGAGACCGGATTATAGAGCTGGCGATTATCCAATTACCGCTCGAGTTACAGGATTTCACAGTGACCCACCTTCATACAGAGCCGTTTTACTTTATTGCTTCAACTAAAAAGCAACCGTTTAATTGTGAAGTAACACTTGCTGACATTCAAAACCACCCTCTGATTTTACCTAGTACAGAAGGATTGGGAGTTCATTATATGATTTTAGAATCATTTTCAAAGGCTCAACTTCATCCAAACATTATTGCCGAGTGCTCTGATATCTCCCTTTTATTAGATTTAGTCGTATCTGATTTTGGAACAGCTATTATTCCTGAAAATGTACTTACACAATACAAAAACTACAATATTCAAGCTTACAAAATTAAAGAAACAGAGCTAACTACATCTACAGGGTTAATTTGGCTGAAGAATCATTATCTATCAAAAACCGCGCAAAACTTTACAAACCTATTAACGGAGTACCTACAGCAAAACACGGATTTACAGTGTTAA
- a CDS encoding Ig-like domain-containing protein — MGKRMIAALTTFMLVLPSAGLANTVSESSGSSVIKTILTTVSEPSSSGTTMSSQPTEQTGPTTTDPEPNSPTIESVSITPDDAKPGDIITITAKINSPVYGVKKVQANLNGYTGKQIDLNYNSADGTWSGTYQVQDYDHQGKWHLAFDIYGNEYWWYRYTDQSITVVNPNEDRVKPVMSSFRLEPQPVKAGEPFTVTIKAADASGIKSVKADFQMPNGWTKVGQPLTYDSKTDQWSFSYTFSENTEPGTCGVMVQITDLAGNVTTEVKDFELTNVNADYTPPKVENITVSKQVLNLGDQLKVTAKITDDKSGVASAELHFFGKNQYQSQLAYNPATGLWETTFRVDPYMEAGTYKLDLQVYDKAQNLVYPEINHTVRILLAKPVVNQVTDSDMAVSGQSQSGTKIEVKAGEAVIGTATASADGSFTATIPVQKQGTKLVVSATADSENAAEETTITVAAKNPSGWVTTDGKRYYYDPVIFKPKTAWFNVGGTWYYANNTGVVQTGWLKQGSTWYYLTGSGAMATGWQKVGMTWYYFNSGGAMITGWQKVGTTWYYFNSGGAMVTGWQKVGTMWYYFNSGGAMVTGWQKVGTTWYYFNSSGAMVTGWAKISGKSYYFYSSGALR; from the coding sequence TTGGGCAAAAGAATGATTGCAGCACTTACAACGTTCATGTTGGTTCTGCCAAGCGCGGGATTGGCGAACACTGTCTCAGAAAGCAGTGGAAGCAGCGTTATTAAAACAATCCTAACTACGGTTTCGGAGCCATCGTCCAGTGGGACAACCATGTCTTCGCAGCCAACAGAACAAACAGGACCTACTACAACAGATCCTGAACCGAATTCGCCGACGATTGAAAGTGTGTCCATCACCCCGGATGATGCAAAACCGGGAGACATCATCACCATCACGGCAAAAATCAACTCACCGGTGTATGGGGTAAAAAAGGTGCAGGCAAACCTGAACGGTTACACGGGCAAGCAAATTGACCTAAACTACAACAGCGCGGACGGCACATGGAGCGGCACCTATCAAGTCCAGGACTACGACCATCAGGGAAAATGGCATCTGGCCTTCGATATCTATGGAAATGAATATTGGTGGTACCGTTACACGGACCAGTCGATCACCGTAGTTAATCCGAACGAAGACCGGGTGAAGCCCGTCATGAGCAGCTTCCGCTTGGAGCCGCAGCCGGTGAAAGCGGGCGAGCCGTTTACTGTCACGATCAAAGCGGCCGATGCTTCGGGGATCAAGTCGGTGAAGGCAGATTTTCAGATGCCGAACGGCTGGACGAAGGTCGGGCAGCCGCTGACCTACGACAGCAAAACCGATCAGTGGAGCTTCAGTTATACTTTTTCTGAAAACACCGAACCGGGCACCTGTGGCGTGATGGTTCAAATCACGGATTTGGCCGGCAACGTGACAACTGAAGTCAAGGACTTCGAACTCACCAATGTGAACGCGGATTACACCCCGCCAAAGGTCGAGAACATTACCGTCAGCAAACAGGTGCTCAATCTGGGGGATCAGCTAAAGGTCACGGCGAAAATCACCGATGACAAATCAGGGGTCGCCTCAGCCGAACTGCACTTTTTCGGGAAAAATCAATATCAATCTCAGCTGGCCTACAATCCTGCCACCGGTTTATGGGAAACTACTTTTCGGGTGGATCCCTATATGGAAGCGGGAACCTACAAGCTGGATTTGCAAGTGTACGATAAGGCCCAGAATTTAGTCTATCCGGAAATAAATCATACTGTTCGGATTCTGTTAGCAAAGCCCGTGGTCAATCAGGTAACCGACAGCGATATGGCTGTTAGCGGGCAGTCACAGTCAGGTACGAAAATCGAGGTAAAAGCAGGCGAAGCGGTGATTGGCACTGCCACGGCCAGTGCAGACGGCAGCTTCACCGCCACGATCCCGGTTCAAAAGCAAGGGACAAAGTTAGTTGTTTCAGCCACCGCCGATTCAGAGAACGCAGCCGAGGAAACAACGATTACCGTTGCAGCCAAAAACCCTTCAGGCTGGGTGACCACCGACGGCAAGCGCTACTATTACGACCCAGTCATCTTTAAGCCGAAAACGGCCTGGTTTAATGTCGGCGGGACTTGGTACTACGCCAATAACACTGGCGTTGTGCAAACGGGCTGGCTAAAGCAGGGGTCGACCTGGTATTACCTCACCGGCAGCGGTGCGATGGCGACCGGCTGGCAAAAGGTCGGCATGACCTGGTACTACTTCAACAGCGGCGGAGCAATGATTACCGGCTGGCAGAAGGTCGGCACGACGTGGTATTACTTCAACAGCGGCGGAGCAATGGTTACCGGCTGGCAAAAAGTCGGTACGATGTGGTATTACTTCAACAGCGGCGGAGCAATGGTTACCGGCTGGCAAAAAGTCGGCACGACGTGGTATTACTTCAACAGCAGCGGCGCCATGGTCACCGGCTGGGCCAAAATCTCAGGTAAGTCCTATTATTTTTACAGCAGCGGAGCATTAAGATAA
- a CDS encoding DUF4822 domain-containing protein, whose protein sequence is MIKKAKILSPLLGLTIALAVCNTQANASEQKNVTKTEQTKVNKAKDSNKEKQSENKLTKGQKMANILSNTNWQGTRVYDKDNNDLTKENANFIGLAKYDAKSGRYEFFNAKTGESRGDKGTFFITNDGKKRILISESMNYQAVVDMTELNKDVFTYKRVGKDANGNDVEVFVEHVPYKGKELSFTDPDKQLDTTTGDIVKDVDGDKILGSTLWNGTKVLDEDGNDVTKYNSMFISLAKFDDKTNKYEFFNIETGISRGDYGYFDIVHENKIRAHVSIGDRKYGAALELTELNKNKFTYKRMGKDKDGKDITVFVEHEPYKGDFKPKFSFK, encoded by the coding sequence ATGATTAAGAAAGCAAAAATATTATCACCTTTACTCGGTTTGACAATAGCATTAGCAGTATGTAATACGCAAGCTAACGCAAGTGAACAAAAGAACGTAACAAAAACAGAACAAACGAAAGTTAATAAAGCCAAAGATTCAAATAAAGAAAAGCAATCCGAAAATAAACTGACTAAAGGTCAGAAAATGGCTAACATTCTTAGTAACACAAATTGGCAAGGTACAAGAGTATATGACAAAGATAATAATGACTTAACAAAAGAGAATGCAAACTTCATAGGTCTTGCGAAATATGATGCGAAATCAGGAAGATATGAATTTTTTAATGCTAAGACAGGTGAAAGTCGTGGCGATAAAGGAACATTCTTTATCACAAATGACGGGAAGAAGAGAATATTAATTTCAGAATCAATGAACTATCAAGCTGTTGTTGACATGACAGAACTAAATAAAGATGTTTTTACTTATAAAAGAGTGGGAAAAGATGCTAATGGCAACGATGTAGAGGTATTTGTTGAACATGTTCCATATAAAGGAAAAGAGCTTTCTTTTACTGATCCGGACAAGCAGTTGGACACTACTACGGGAGATATCGTTAAAGATGTTGATGGAGATAAAATTTTAGGTAGTACTCTTTGGAACGGAACAAAGGTTTTAGATGAAGATGGCAACGATGTCACAAAGTATAATTCGATGTTTATAAGTCTAGCAAAATTTGATGACAAGACTAATAAATATGAATTTTTCAATATTGAAACAGGCATAAGCCGTGGTGATTATGGCTACTTCGATATTGTACACGAAAATAAAATAAGAGCCCATGTTTCAATTGGAGATAGAAAGTATGGCGCCGCACTTGAACTTACCGAACTTAATAAAAATAAATTTACGTATAAAAGAATGGGTAAAGACAAAGATGGCAAGGACATAACTGTATTCGTTGAACATGAACCATATAAAGGTGATTTTAAACCGAAATTTAGTTTTAAATAA